One window of Dechloromonas sp. ZY10 genomic DNA carries:
- a CDS encoding response regulator, with protein MNPTIFLIEDDPASARLLQMMLKNEAEIEVFEQAEDCLMRLEEGKPSIVLLDVGLPGIDGYALCEQLKQRPDTADIPVIFISGHVEMEARIRAYELGAHDFIVKPFDVTEVRSKISRLLDSLRERAGLNTRLEESDLLTTLILSNLDEYAVVLKYLRDLNSCTSPQEMAQMTHAMLRGFGLSGAVQLRLPDTTLNTSADGEATPIVASILNHVRLMNRIFEFKKRGVYNFERITMIVDNMPVDDPERCGRLRDHLAIAIETADARLAGLLAASANSRADHNLNETLQLLATATEEFTLRQRTAQTAGREVMRELTEEMHGTFAHLGMNQLQEDSILDLIEQKTQKLILIYDATAATQATLQKLQAQMNSMRQTLKG; from the coding sequence ATGAACCCGACCATTTTTCTGATTGAAGACGACCCTGCCTCAGCCCGCCTGCTGCAGATGATGCTGAAAAACGAGGCCGAGATCGAAGTGTTCGAACAGGCAGAAGACTGCCTGATGCGCCTGGAAGAAGGCAAACCCAGCATCGTCCTGCTCGACGTCGGGCTGCCCGGCATCGACGGTTATGCGCTGTGCGAACAGCTCAAGCAGCGCCCCGATACCGCCGACATCCCGGTGATCTTCATTTCGGGCCATGTTGAAATGGAAGCCCGGATTCGCGCCTACGAGCTCGGCGCCCACGACTTCATCGTCAAGCCGTTCGACGTCACCGAAGTCCGCAGCAAGATCAGCCGCCTGCTCGACAGCCTGCGCGAACGCGCCGGCCTGAATACCCGGCTGGAAGAATCGGATCTGCTGACGACGCTGATTCTGTCCAATCTCGACGAATACGCAGTCGTGCTCAAGTACCTGCGCGACCTGAACTCGTGCACCTCGCCGCAGGAAATGGCGCAGATGACGCATGCCATGCTGCGTGGCTTCGGCCTCTCCGGCGCGGTCCAGCTGCGCCTGCCGGACACCACCCTGAACACCTCGGCCGACGGCGAGGCAACACCGATCGTCGCCTCCATCCTTAACCATGTGCGGCTGATGAACCGGATTTTCGAATTCAAGAAGCGCGGCGTCTACAACTTCGAACGGATCACGATGATTGTCGACAACATGCCGGTCGATGACCCCGAGCGCTGCGGCCGCCTGCGCGACCACCTGGCAATCGCCATCGAAACCGCCGACGCCCGCCTCGCCGGGCTGTTGGCAGCTTCGGCCAACAGCCGCGCCGACCATAACCTGAACGAAACCCTGCAGTTGCTGGCGACCGCCACCGAGGAGTTCACCCTGCGCCAGCGCACTGCTCAAACCGCCGGCCGCGAGGTAATGCGCGAACTCACCGAGGAAATGCACGGCACCTTTGCCCATCTGGGGATGAACCAACTGCAGGAAGACAGCATCCTCGACCTGATCGAACAGAAAACCCAGAAGCTGATCCTGATCTACGACGCCACCGCCGCAACCCAGGCCACCCTGCAGAAACTGCAGGCGCAAATGAATTCGATGCGTCAAACCCTCAAGGGCTAG
- the argS gene encoding arginine--tRNA ligase: MAQDVKTQLTALLQQALASVAPTAADTPIQLERPRDPSHGDFATNLAMQLARALKKNPREIAQQLVNELPVSTLVTAAEVAGAGFINFRLDAGSKTDVVKAVLAEKADFGRSTVGGGLKIQVEFVSANPTGPLHVGHGRGAAYGASLSSLLAFAGWDVTREYYVNDAGRQMDILGLSTWLRYLDQHGQSVPFPPNAYQGDYVREMARQMTVAHGDKFVRAAAEVVAGTPGLPEAERADDEAKKQRELHLDALIAQAKELLGGDWHYVHQHALNEQLEDCRDDLKEFGVEFEVWYSEKSLYDTGLVARCVALLEEKGHIYVQNGAKWFRSTAFGDEKDRVVQRENGLYTYFASDIAYHLNKFERGFDKVINIWGADHHGYIPRVTGAIKALDLDSDKLQVALVQFAVLYRNGQKASMSTRSGEFVTLRELRREVGNDACRFFYALRKSDQHLDFDLDLAKSQTNENPVYYIQYAHARVCSVINQWTEQLGGDLAELAAADLSLLSNERELAIANQLAQFREVVETAARDLAPHQIAFYLKDLAGEFHGWYNAERMLVDDEKLRAARVALAAAVRQVIRNGMAILGTSCPESM; encoded by the coding sequence ATGGCCCAAGACGTCAAAACCCAACTGACCGCATTGCTGCAGCAGGCCCTGGCCAGCGTTGCCCCGACCGCTGCCGATACGCCGATTCAACTCGAACGCCCGCGTGACCCGTCGCACGGCGATTTCGCCACCAACCTGGCGATGCAGCTGGCGCGTGCGCTGAAGAAGAACCCGCGCGAAATCGCTCAGCAACTGGTCAACGAACTGCCGGTGTCGACGCTGGTGACGGCGGCCGAAGTGGCCGGCGCCGGTTTTATCAATTTTCGTCTTGATGCAGGCAGCAAGACCGACGTGGTCAAGGCCGTGCTCGCCGAAAAAGCCGATTTTGGCCGGTCGACCGTGGGCGGTGGCCTGAAGATCCAGGTTGAATTCGTTTCCGCCAATCCGACCGGCCCGCTCCACGTCGGCCACGGCCGTGGTGCTGCCTACGGCGCCTCGCTGTCCAGCCTGCTCGCGTTTGCCGGTTGGGACGTGACCCGCGAATACTATGTGAACGACGCCGGCCGGCAGATGGATATCCTCGGCCTGTCGACCTGGTTGCGCTACCTCGACCAGCACGGTCAGAGCGTGCCTTTCCCGCCCAATGCCTACCAGGGCGACTACGTGCGCGAAATGGCCCGGCAGATGACCGTGGCTCACGGCGACAAGTTCGTCCGTGCCGCGGCCGAGGTGGTCGCCGGTACGCCGGGCCTGCCGGAAGCCGAGCGCGCCGACGACGAGGCCAAGAAGCAGCGTGAGCTGCATCTCGATGCACTGATCGCCCAGGCCAAGGAACTGCTCGGCGGCGACTGGCACTACGTGCACCAGCACGCGCTCAACGAGCAGTTGGAAGACTGCCGCGACGACCTCAAGGAATTCGGCGTCGAATTCGAAGTCTGGTATTCCGAAAAATCGCTCTACGACACCGGCCTGGTGGCCCGCTGCGTGGCTCTGCTTGAAGAGAAGGGGCATATCTATGTGCAGAACGGCGCCAAGTGGTTCCGCTCGACCGCCTTCGGCGACGAGAAGGACCGCGTCGTCCAGCGCGAAAATGGCCTGTACACCTATTTCGCCTCCGACATCGCCTACCACCTGAACAAGTTCGAGCGCGGTTTCGACAAGGTGATCAACATCTGGGGCGCCGACCACCACGGCTACATTCCGCGTGTGACCGGCGCGATCAAGGCGCTGGACCTCGACAGCGACAAGCTGCAGGTGGCGCTGGTCCAGTTCGCGGTGCTCTACCGTAACGGCCAGAAAGCCTCGATGTCCACGCGCTCCGGCGAATTCGTCACCCTGCGCGAATTGCGCCGCGAAGTCGGCAACGATGCCTGCCGCTTCTTCTACGCGCTGCGCAAGTCCGACCAGCATCTGGACTTCGACCTTGATCTGGCCAAGAGCCAGACCAACGAAAACCCGGTCTACTACATCCAGTACGCGCATGCTCGTGTCTGCTCGGTGATCAACCAGTGGACCGAACAACTGGGTGGCGATCTGGCCGAATTGGCCGCTGCCGATTTGTCGCTGCTGAGCAACGAGCGCGAGTTGGCGATTGCCAACCAGCTGGCGCAGTTCCGCGAAGTGGTCGAGACCGCCGCGCGCGATCTGGCCCCGCACCAGATTGCCTTCTACCTCAAGGATCTGGCCGGCGAGTTCCACGGCTGGTACAACGCCGAGCGGATGCTGGTCGATGACGAGAAGCTGCGTGCTGCCCGCGTCGCCCTCGCCGCTGCCGTGCGTCAGGTGATCCGTAACGGTATGGCGATTCTCGGCACCAGCTGCCCTGAGTCGATGTAA
- the ubiB gene encoding ubiquinone biosynthesis regulatory protein kinase UbiB, translated as MRLFRLLKIAAVASRFGLDEMVLEHEPSGRLVRLAKALQFWRNLSAPRAERLRLALEALGPIFVKFGQVLSTRRDLMPADIADELAKLQDRVPPFGSELALKEIEKAYGRPADQVFAEFDPVPVASASIAQVHFARLRDEDGGHEVAVKILRPNMLSVIEHDLALMDNFALLLETLWSDGKRLKPREVVAEFGKYLRDELDLMREAANASQLRRNFTGSELLIVPEVYWDFCTSTVMVMERMKGVPISQTERLVADGIDLKKLSAAGVEIFFTQVFRDGFFHADMHPGNIFVAPDGRYIALDFGIVGTLTDIDKNYLAQNFLAFFRRDYKRVAEAHIESGWAPKDTRVDEFEAAIRAVCEPIFDRPLKDISFGKVLLRLFQTSRRFNVEIQPQLVMLQKTLLNIEGLGRQLDPELDLWKTAKPFLERWMSEQVGWRGLWRGLKHEAPYFARNLPQLPRLIHQVLAQPQRQDPTPLLQQLLRSEQRRNRWLALIALLLALLLLEPFLFAPY; from the coding sequence ATGCGCCTCTTCCGCCTGCTCAAGATTGCCGCCGTCGCCAGCCGTTTCGGCCTCGATGAAATGGTGCTCGAGCACGAGCCCAGCGGGCGCCTGGTGCGCCTGGCCAAGGCTTTGCAGTTCTGGCGCAATCTGTCGGCTCCCCGGGCCGAACGCCTGCGCCTGGCACTTGAAGCCCTCGGACCGATCTTCGTCAAGTTCGGGCAAGTCCTGTCGACCCGCCGCGATCTCATGCCTGCCGATATTGCCGACGAACTGGCCAAGCTGCAGGACCGCGTCCCCCCCTTCGGCTCGGAACTGGCGCTCAAGGAAATCGAAAAAGCCTACGGCCGCCCGGCCGATCAGGTGTTTGCCGAATTTGATCCAGTCCCGGTCGCTTCGGCGTCAATCGCCCAGGTGCATTTCGCCCGCCTGCGCGACGAGGACGGCGGCCACGAAGTGGCGGTCAAGATCCTGCGGCCGAACATGCTTTCGGTGATCGAGCACGATCTGGCGCTGATGGACAATTTCGCGCTGCTGCTCGAAACCCTGTGGTCGGACGGCAAGCGCCTCAAGCCACGCGAGGTGGTCGCCGAATTCGGCAAATACCTGCGCGACGAGCTCGACCTGATGCGCGAGGCGGCCAATGCCTCGCAGCTGCGGCGCAATTTCACCGGCTCCGAACTGCTGATCGTGCCCGAGGTTTATTGGGATTTCTGCACGTCGACCGTGATGGTCATGGAACGGATGAAGGGCGTGCCGATTTCGCAGACAGAACGCCTGGTCGCCGACGGTATCGACCTCAAGAAACTGTCGGCTGCCGGAGTCGAGATCTTCTTCACCCAGGTCTTCCGCGACGGCTTTTTCCATGCCGACATGCACCCCGGCAACATCTTCGTCGCCCCGGATGGCCGCTATATCGCGCTCGATTTCGGCATCGTCGGCACCCTCACCGACATCGACAAGAATTATCTGGCGCAGAATTTCCTCGCCTTCTTCCGCCGTGACTACAAACGCGTCGCCGAGGCCCACATCGAGTCCGGCTGGGCGCCCAAGGACACCCGCGTCGACGAGTTCGAAGCGGCGATCCGCGCGGTCTGCGAACCGATTTTCGACCGGCCGCTCAAGGATATTTCCTTCGGCAAGGTGCTGCTGCGCCTGTTTCAGACCTCGCGCCGTTTCAATGTCGAAATCCAGCCGCAACTGGTGATGCTGCAAAAGACCCTGCTCAACATCGAAGGCCTCGGCCGCCAGCTCGACCCCGAACTCGACTTGTGGAAAACCGCCAAACCCTTCCTCGAGCGCTGGATGAGCGAACAGGTCGGCTGGCGCGGCCTGTGGCGCGGACTCAAGCATGAAGCCCCGTATTTCGCGCGCAACCTGCCGCAACTGCCGCGCCTGATTCACCAGGTCCTGGCCCAACCGCAGCGCCAAGACCCGACGCCACTGCTGCAGCAACTACTGCGCAGCGAGCAGCGGCGCAACCGCTGGCTGGCGCTGATTGCGCTCCTGCTAGCCCTGCTGCTGCTTGAACCCTTCCTGTTTGCTCCCTACTGA
- a CDS encoding SNF2-related protein, with protein MATTLLSHDEDDVLAWLGAGEVAKARPYVDLVRNLEVEGHRIRASVPGTAREPYLTVASLADGELYSACSCPVGGHCKHVAAILLRAIAERSVSHNVRPGVLSWVEDLRRTSIAVAKKKARPAGARQQLYYILKWTPDKRHFGIELRKGKHPETAEEWWKVDRALMTPPQFVAEEDLGILRLLWAARGNDHGLRAFALGEKHGAELLRRMADSHRLYLQDDLSLPLNLAASRPASVGWQIDNRGLQRPCLRPEPAAELIVACDPPWYIDPDGGETGPLEVSGNPTVLRRLFTLPPLSAKEAALVAEALSELAPELPPPAEDANERLRLIDSPPQPVLRLQTLHIHGQRAWRGYMQNFTGGLFDLGQVFFRYADAEVRAGDQGEYVTLPEGETVRIKRRPDSEKAALQQLAERGFAAVPPYTLHTFGTPPEGIYGLAGEDSWATFMQHGLDALTAAGWEIDFPPDFRHYVIEVETWEADLYEGENGWFNLDMGIVVEGERLALAPLLANLFRQDARWLDAIELSYIPDDEAVELISPRGQRLRAPAGRIKPLAATLIDLFDGFSGGNTLRVSRFDAPRLAELTDTARWQFRGERDVMAMAERLVAAQGIRDIQPPAGLGLELRPYQKEGLAWLQFLREQGLSGILADDMGLGKTAQTLAHLLLEKESGRLDKPALIILPTSLIFNWKNEAARFAPELRVLSLHGPERKTRFAEIAEHDVVLTTYPLLWRDADELMKYSYHLLILDEAQTVKNAQSQSAEAVRKMDARHRLCLTGTPLENHLGELWSQFDFLLPGFLGSSRQFTKFWRTPVEKQGDTARRDLLARRIRPFILRRKKEDVATELPPKTIIVRSVELEGSQRDLYETVRAAMDARVREEIASKGFARSQIVILDALLKLRQVCCDPRLVKGTTARKVKERAKLDLLMEMLPELVEEGRRILLFSQFTSMLALIEDELTRAGLTYVTLTGDTSDRETPIRRFQNNEVPIFLISLKAGGVGLNLTAADTVIHYDPWWNPAVENQATDRAHRLGQDKPVFVYKLIVQGSIEEKILALQERKAELAAGILSEDHQVDVKFGNDDLAALFEPLPG; from the coding sequence ATGGCCACCACCCTGCTGTCCCACGACGAAGATGACGTCCTGGCCTGGCTGGGCGCCGGCGAAGTCGCCAAAGCCCGCCCCTACGTCGACCTGGTGCGCAATCTGGAAGTCGAAGGGCACCGCATCCGGGCCAGCGTTCCCGGTACCGCCCGCGAACCCTACCTGACCGTCGCCAGCCTTGCCGACGGTGAACTGTACAGCGCCTGCTCGTGCCCAGTCGGCGGCCATTGCAAGCACGTTGCCGCGATCCTGCTGCGGGCGATTGCCGAGCGCTCGGTCAGCCACAATGTCCGCCCTGGCGTGCTGTCCTGGGTCGAAGACCTGCGCCGCACCTCGATTGCCGTGGCCAAGAAAAAGGCCAGGCCGGCCGGTGCCCGACAGCAGCTGTACTACATCCTCAAATGGACTCCGGACAAGCGTCATTTCGGGATCGAGCTACGCAAAGGCAAACACCCGGAAACTGCCGAAGAATGGTGGAAGGTCGACCGGGCGCTGATGACGCCGCCGCAATTCGTCGCCGAAGAAGATCTCGGCATCCTCCGCCTGCTCTGGGCCGCACGCGGCAACGACCATGGCCTGCGGGCCTTTGCCCTGGGCGAAAAGCACGGTGCCGAACTGCTGCGCCGGATGGCCGACAGCCATCGCCTCTATCTGCAGGATGATCTCAGCCTGCCGCTCAACCTGGCGGCCTCGCGCCCGGCCAGCGTCGGCTGGCAGATCGACAACCGCGGCCTGCAGCGCCCCTGCCTGCGCCCGGAACCGGCGGCGGAGCTGATTGTTGCCTGTGACCCACCCTGGTATATCGACCCGGACGGCGGCGAAACCGGGCCGCTGGAAGTCAGCGGCAACCCGACCGTACTGCGTCGGCTGTTCACGCTGCCGCCGCTGTCGGCCAAGGAAGCCGCCCTGGTTGCCGAGGCGTTGTCCGAACTGGCGCCGGAATTGCCGCCGCCGGCCGAGGATGCCAACGAGCGACTGCGCCTGATCGACAGCCCGCCACAGCCGGTGCTGCGCCTGCAAACCCTGCACATCCACGGTCAACGGGCCTGGCGCGGCTATATGCAGAACTTCACCGGCGGCCTGTTCGATCTCGGCCAGGTCTTTTTCCGCTACGCCGATGCCGAGGTGCGAGCCGGCGATCAGGGGGAATACGTAACCCTGCCCGAGGGCGAAACGGTGCGCATCAAGCGGCGCCCGGACAGCGAAAAAGCGGCCCTGCAACAGCTTGCCGAACGCGGCTTTGCAGCCGTCCCTCCCTATACCCTGCACACCTTCGGGACGCCACCGGAGGGCATTTACGGACTGGCTGGCGAAGACAGCTGGGCCACCTTCATGCAGCATGGCCTCGACGCCCTGACAGCGGCCGGCTGGGAAATCGATTTCCCGCCCGACTTCCGCCACTATGTGATCGAAGTCGAGACCTGGGAGGCCGACCTCTACGAGGGAGAGAACGGCTGGTTCAACCTCGACATGGGGATTGTCGTCGAAGGCGAACGTCTGGCTCTGGCGCCGTTGCTCGCCAACCTGTTCCGCCAGGACGCGCGCTGGCTCGATGCCATCGAGTTGTCTTACATCCCGGACGACGAAGCAGTCGAACTGATTTCGCCGCGCGGCCAGCGCCTGCGCGCACCGGCCGGGCGGATCAAGCCGCTGGCGGCAACGTTGATCGACCTGTTCGACGGCTTCAGCGGCGGCAACACCTTGCGCGTTTCGCGCTTCGACGCACCGCGCCTGGCCGAGCTGACCGACACTGCGCGCTGGCAGTTCCGCGGCGAGCGCGATGTGATGGCGATGGCCGAACGCCTGGTCGCGGCCCAGGGCATCCGCGACATCCAGCCACCGGCCGGCCTCGGCCTGGAACTGCGCCCCTACCAGAAGGAAGGCCTGGCCTGGCTGCAGTTCCTGCGCGAGCAAGGCCTTTCCGGCATTCTGGCCGACGACATGGGCCTGGGCAAAACGGCCCAGACGCTGGCCCACCTGCTGCTCGAAAAGGAAAGCGGCCGTCTCGACAAACCGGCACTGATCATCCTGCCGACCTCGCTGATCTTCAACTGGAAGAACGAAGCCGCACGCTTCGCCCCCGAACTGCGCGTACTCTCGCTGCACGGTCCGGAACGCAAGACGCGCTTTGCCGAGATCGCCGAGCATGATGTGGTGCTGACCACCTATCCGCTGCTCTGGCGCGACGCCGACGAGTTGATGAAGTACAGCTACCACCTGCTGATCCTCGACGAAGCGCAAACCGTCAAGAACGCCCAGAGCCAGAGTGCCGAAGCGGTGCGCAAGATGGATGCGCGGCACCGCCTGTGCCTGACCGGCACGCCGCTGGAAAACCACCTCGGCGAACTGTGGAGCCAGTTCGACTTCCTGCTCCCCGGCTTTCTCGGCAGCAGCCGCCAATTCACCAAATTCTGGCGCACGCCGGTCGAAAAGCAGGGCGACACTGCCCGCCGCGACCTGCTCGCCCGCCGCATCCGTCCCTTCATTCTGCGCCGCAAGAAGGAAGACGTGGCCACCGAACTGCCGCCGAAAACCATCATCGTGCGCAGCGTCGAGCTCGAAGGCAGCCAGCGCGACCTCTACGAAACCGTGCGTGCCGCGATGGATGCCCGGGTCCGCGAGGAAATCGCCAGCAAGGGCTTTGCCCGCAGCCAGATCGTGATCCTCGACGCCCTGCTCAAGCTGCGCCAGGTCTGTTGCGACCCGCGCCTGGTCAAAGGCACCACCGCGCGCAAGGTCAAGGAGCGCGCCAAGCTCGACCTGCTGATGGAGATGTTGCCCGAACTGGTCGAGGAAGGACGCCGCATCCTGCTCTTCTCGCAATTCACCAGCATGCTGGCGCTGATCGAGGACGAGCTCACCCGTGCTGGCCTCACCTATGTCACCCTGACCGGCGACACCAGCGACCGCGAAACTCCGATCCGCCGCTTCCAGAACAACGAAGTACCGATCTTCCTGATCAGCCTGAAAGCCGGCGGCGTCGGCCTCAACCTGACCGCTGCCGATACCGTCATCCACTACGACCCGTGGTGGAACCCGGCAGTCGAAAACCAGGCCACCGATCGCGCCCACCGCCTCGGCCAGGACAAACCGGTGTTCGTCTACAAGCTGATCGTCCAGGGCAGCATCGAGGAAAAAATCCTCGCCCTGCAGGAGCGCAAGGCCGAACTGGCTGCCGGGATTCTGTCGGAAGATCATCAGGTCGATGTCAAATTCGGCAACGACGACCTGGCAGCATTGTTCGAGCCGCTACCGGGCTGA
- a CDS encoding SPOR domain-containing protein has translation MSRDMKPPRRQAQPARKKSGGGTLVGMFIGLVLGVGIAAGVVWYLNKSPLPFANKVPLPTRADHSQAANGQPAQPMALPGKPGDPVPEKRFQFYDILPGKSEAAMDKGAAVPAKPEVKKDEARKEEAKKEEPKKEEKKEEAKKDEVKESKTPLFLQAGSFSTAQDADNQKAKLAFMGVEAVVQQVMVQDKTYYRVRVGPYPRIEDVNKVRAELARSGIDAQLAK, from the coding sequence ATGAGTCGCGACATGAAGCCGCCGCGCCGCCAGGCACAGCCGGCCAGGAAAAAGTCCGGCGGCGGTACGCTGGTTGGCATGTTCATCGGCCTGGTGCTCGGGGTCGGGATCGCTGCCGGCGTGGTCTGGTATCTCAACAAATCGCCGCTGCCTTTTGCCAACAAGGTGCCCTTGCCGACCCGCGCCGATCACAGCCAGGCCGCCAATGGCCAGCCGGCGCAGCCGATGGCGCTGCCCGGCAAGCCCGGTGATCCGGTGCCGGAAAAGCGCTTCCAGTTCTACGACATCCTGCCCGGCAAGAGCGAGGCGGCGATGGACAAGGGGGCGGCGGTTCCGGCCAAGCCTGAAGTGAAGAAGGACGAGGCCAGGAAAGAGGAAGCGAAGAAGGAAGAGCCGAAGAAGGAAGAAAAGAAGGAAGAGGCCAAGAAGGACGAGGTCAAGGAAAGCAAGACGCCGCTGTTTCTCCAGGCCGGGTCCTTCAGCACTGCGCAGGATGCCGACAACCAGAAGGCCAAGCTGGCGTTCATGGGGGTCGAGGCGGTGGTGCAGCAAGTGATGGTGCAGGACAAGACCTACTACCGGGTGCGCGTCGGTCCCTATCCGCGTATCGAGGATGTGAACAAGGTGCGTGCCGAACTGGCACGTTCGGGCATCGATGCCCAGCTCGCCAAGTAA
- a CDS encoding thiol:disulfide interchange protein DsbA/DsbL: MVFNRRSFVAALFAAGSLLAVPALAQTAAKDFTAIVPVQPTEEPGKIEVLEFFSYGCPHCAEFEPLLSPWVARQGPDVVVRKVPVSFGRAAWANVARLYYALEATGDLKRLEADIFKAIHAERINLFDEKTMQEWLVKKGVDARKFSEVFSSFGIMSKVKRGDQLAQAYKIQGVPALAVEGKYLVGGKDFGEALAITDKLIAKSRSEKSGKK, from the coding sequence ATGGTTTTCAATCGTCGTAGCTTCGTTGCCGCGCTTTTTGCTGCCGGCAGCCTGTTGGCCGTACCTGCCCTGGCCCAGACCGCCGCCAAGGATTTCACCGCGATCGTGCCGGTGCAGCCGACCGAAGAGCCGGGCAAGATCGAGGTACTGGAGTTTTTCAGCTATGGCTGCCCGCATTGCGCCGAATTCGAGCCGCTGCTTTCGCCCTGGGTGGCCAGGCAGGGCCCCGACGTGGTCGTGCGCAAGGTGCCCGTCAGCTTTGGCCGGGCCGCCTGGGCCAATGTCGCCCGCCTGTATTACGCGCTGGAAGCCACCGGCGACCTGAAGCGCCTGGAGGCCGATATCTTTAAGGCGATCCACGCCGAGCGGATCAATCTCTTCGACGAGAAGACGATGCAGGAGTGGCTGGTCAAGAAGGGCGTCGATGCCCGTAAGTTCTCCGAGGTCTTCTCGTCCTTCGGGATCATGAGCAAGGTCAAGCGCGGCGATCAGCTGGCGCAAGCCTACAAGATCCAGGGCGTACCGGCGCTGGCGGTCGAGGGCAAGTATCTGGTCGGCGGCAAGGATTTCGGCGAAGCGCTGGCGATCACTGACAAGCTGATCGCCAAGTCGCGCAGCGAGAAGAGCGGCAAGAAGTAA
- a CDS encoding DNA-deoxyinosine glycosylase, whose product MRCFAPAVQAGARVLILGSMPGEASLRAGEYYAHPRNAFWMLIDDLLGIERHWPYAQRLAALNAAGVALWDVIAGCRREGSLDAAIVGESVAVNDFAAFFTVHPGIRQIFFNGAAAEHAFRRHLVVRPDWPAAQRLPSTSPAHAALSYAAKRAAWAVLPAALARLSPSP is encoded by the coding sequence GTGCGCTGTTTTGCGCCGGCGGTGCAGGCCGGCGCCCGGGTATTGATCCTTGGCAGCATGCCCGGCGAGGCCTCGCTACGTGCCGGTGAGTATTATGCGCATCCGCGCAATGCCTTCTGGATGTTGATCGACGACTTGCTGGGGATCGAACGGCATTGGCCCTATGCGCAGCGGCTGGCCGCATTGAATGCGGCAGGCGTGGCGCTGTGGGATGTGATTGCCGGTTGCCGGCGAGAGGGGAGTCTGGATGCCGCGATTGTCGGAGAGAGCGTGGCGGTTAACGACTTTGCGGCGTTTTTCACGGTCCACCCGGGAATCCGGCAAATCTTTTTTAACGGTGCCGCCGCCGAACATGCCTTCCGGCGGCATCTGGTGGTTCGTCCCGACTGGCCGGCTGCGCAGCGCCTGCCTTCTACCAGCCCGGCGCACGCTGCCTTGTCGTATGCTGCCAAGCGGGCAGCCTGGGCCGTGCTGCCCGCCGCCCTGGCGCGATTGAGTCCTAGCCCTTGA
- a CDS encoding diguanylate cyclase — protein sequence MSDTENPLEIARKALRLLAGQHCAPTPENFQRAYAQVAGLPLAPSAMNGTLPDELSGVLADLCQQLQPLFEDLAGSTAGGEFLPLLSLLRQPPVAVERVQQRLLRLTRQLPMAVSEQLEVRRALFDLLHLLVENIADLATEDQWLRGQLDRVRGAMRPPFMLRAIDEARERLQDVVLKQRQARQGADAIHAEMQQMLDAFIHRLATMSESSSGFHNELEDAATRVERASSLAELRPLLGEVVGTARQMAAQSAEAGKELQGMQQRVQEAESRLQQLRLELDQASAQARHDPLTDALNRRGLDEALEREISRMRRQDGVLSLCLLDIDNFKKLNDRLGHRAGDAALQHLVEVARGCIRPTDSLARYGGEEFVILMPATPQSEAVDVIVRLQRELTRRIYLSGREHVLITFSAGLVQLLPEESGDAALQRADAAMYLAKRSGKNRVVTA from the coding sequence ATGTCCGATACGGAAAACCCTCTGGAAATCGCCCGCAAAGCCCTCCGGTTGCTGGCCGGGCAGCATTGCGCGCCGACCCCGGAGAATTTCCAGCGGGCCTATGCGCAAGTGGCAGGCCTGCCACTTGCGCCGTCGGCGATGAACGGGACTTTGCCGGATGAGTTGTCGGGAGTCCTGGCTGATCTCTGTCAGCAATTGCAGCCCCTGTTCGAGGATCTGGCCGGTAGTACCGCCGGCGGGGAGTTCCTGCCCCTGTTGAGCCTGTTGCGGCAGCCACCGGTCGCGGTTGAGCGGGTGCAGCAGCGGCTGCTGCGTCTGACCCGGCAGTTGCCCATGGCAGTCAGCGAGCAACTCGAGGTGCGTCGGGCTTTGTTCGACCTGCTGCATTTGCTGGTTGAGAATATTGCCGACCTGGCCACCGAGGACCAGTGGCTGCGCGGGCAACTGGACCGGGTGCGCGGGGCGATGCGGCCACCGTTCATGTTGCGGGCCATCGATGAGGCACGCGAGCGCTTGCAGGACGTCGTGCTCAAGCAGCGTCAGGCGCGGCAGGGCGCGGATGCGATCCATGCCGAGATGCAGCAGATGCTGGATGCGTTTATTCATCGGCTGGCAACGATGAGCGAATCGAGCAGCGGCTTTCATAACGAACTTGAGGACGCGGCGACCCGGGTCGAGCGGGCCAGTTCGTTGGCCGAGTTACGCCCGCTGCTCGGCGAGGTCGTGGGCACCGCGCGCCAGATGGCGGCCCAGTCGGCCGAAGCCGGCAAGGAACTGCAAGGGATGCAGCAGCGGGTGCAGGAGGCCGAGTCGCGGCTGCAGCAGTTGCGTCTGGAGCTCGATCAGGCGAGTGCGCAGGCTCGGCACGATCCGTTGACCGATGCACTCAACCGGCGCGGTCTCGACGAGGCGCTGGAACGGGAAATTTCCCGGATGCGCAGGCAGGACGGGGTGTTGTCGCTGTGCCTGCTGGATATCGATAACTTCAAAAAGCTCAACGATCGGCTCGGGCACCGCGCGGGCGATGCCGCCCTGCAGCATCTGGTTGAAGTGGCGCGTGGCTGCATCCGGCCTACCGACTCGCTGGCGCGCTACGGTGGTGAGGAGTTCGTCATCCTGATGCCGGCTACGCCGCAGAGTGAGGCGGTCGATGTGATCGTCCGGCTGCAGCGTGAATTGACCCGGCGTATCTATCTCTCCGGGCGTGAGCATGTATTGATCACCTTCAGCGCCGGTCTGGTGCAATTGCTGCCAGAGGAGAGCGGTGATGCGGCACTCCAGCGTGCCGATGCGGCCATGTATCTGGCCAAGCGCTCGGGCAAGAACCGGGTAGTTACGGCTTGA